A single Atopobiaceae bacterium DNA region contains:
- the nifJ gene encoding pyruvate:ferredoxin (flavodoxin) oxidoreductase, which produces MARKFKSMDGNTAAAHVSYAFTEVAGIYPITPSSPMADYVDQWAAAGRKNIFGSTVKVEEMESEGGASGTVHGSLGAGALTSTYTASQGLLLMIPNMYKIAAEQLPAVFHVSARSVATQSLNIFGDHSDIMACRQTGFAMLGEGNVQEVMDLSPVAHLAAIEGKVPFLNFFDGFRTSHEIQKVAVWDYDDLADMVDMDAVQAFRDHALNPEHPHARGSHENGDVYFQNREACNSTYDALPAIVQGYMDKVNAKLGTSYHLFDYYGAADADRVVICMGSFCDTLEEVIDYLNAHGEKVGLVKVRLYRPFSIKDFVAALPATVKKIAVLDRTKEPGTVGEPLYEDVVSALYEAGRSDLKVTGGRYGLGSKDTPPSSAFAIYKELEKDDPKQEFTVGIVDDVTNLSLPEEADTPNTAAPGTIECKFWGLGGDGTVGANKNSIKIIGDHTDKYVQAYFQYDSKKTGGVTVSHLRFGDSPIRSPYYITKADFVACHNPSYITKGFRMVQDVKPGGTFMINCQWDLAGLEEHLNAEAKRYIAKNDIKLYTIDAIDIAAKVGMGKRTNTVLQSAFFALAKVLPQEEAIQYMKDAATHSYLKKGQNIVDMNHKAIDAGATAFKQVEVPASWADATDDVTPAPLAGPAALVKQVKDIMDPIDNMDGDRLPVSAFMDHVDGQWELGASAYEKRGVAVMVPHWDETKCIQCNQCAYVCPHATIRPFALTPEEAAAAPATTRTLDAMGPKAKGMKFTMAISPLDCMGCSVCTSTCPKGALTMVPTEGELPEQDTFDYCVAKVSNKPELVASNVKGSQFKQPLLEFSGSCAGCAETSYARLVTQVCGERMFISNATGCSSIWGNPASISPYTTNKDGHGPAWNNSLFEDNAEHGLGLYLGYTAVQNNLVDKTNELLAADSASAGLKAAAQAWLDAKDDTEASKTTADAYVAELEKANDDISKEILANKSYLSKKSFWIFGGDGWSYDIGFGGLDHVLASNNNVNVFVFDTEVYSNTGGQASKASNIGQVAQFAAAGKETKKKSLAEIEMTYGYVYVAQVAMGANAAQTLKAIHEAEAYDGPSLIIGYSPCEMHSIKGGMKNCQAEMKRAVDCGYWNLFRFNPEAEEGKKFTLDSKEPAGGYQEFLMNEARYSRLTREFPDRATELFERNEDNAMDRYQHLLKLKAMYADA; this is translated from the coding sequence ATGGCGAGGAAATTCAAGTCCATGGACGGTAACACCGCCGCGGCACATGTGTCGTACGCGTTTACCGAGGTGGCGGGCATCTACCCGATCACGCCGTCCAGCCCCATGGCCGACTATGTCGACCAGTGGGCAGCTGCGGGCCGCAAGAACATCTTCGGCTCCACGGTCAAGGTCGAGGAGATGGAGTCCGAGGGCGGCGCTTCCGGCACCGTGCACGGCTCCCTCGGCGCAGGTGCCCTCACGAGCACCTACACCGCATCGCAGGGCCTGCTCCTCATGATCCCGAACATGTACAAGATCGCCGCCGAGCAGCTCCCGGCCGTGTTCCACGTGAGCGCCCGCTCCGTGGCCACGCAGTCGCTCAACATCTTCGGCGACCACTCCGACATCATGGCCTGCCGCCAGACCGGCTTCGCCATGCTCGGCGAGGGCAACGTCCAGGAGGTCATGGACCTCTCCCCGGTGGCCCACCTCGCTGCCATCGAGGGCAAGGTGCCGTTCCTGAACTTCTTCGACGGCTTCCGCACCTCGCATGAGATCCAGAAGGTCGCCGTGTGGGACTACGACGACCTCGCTGACATGGTCGACATGGACGCCGTCCAGGCGTTCCGCGACCACGCGCTCAACCCCGAGCATCCGCACGCCCGTGGCTCCCACGAGAACGGCGACGTCTACTTCCAGAACCGCGAGGCCTGCAACAGCACCTATGACGCGCTGCCGGCCATCGTCCAGGGCTACATGGACAAGGTCAACGCCAAGCTCGGCACGAGCTACCACCTCTTCGACTACTACGGTGCCGCCGACGCGGACCGCGTGGTCATCTGCATGGGCTCGTTCTGCGACACCCTCGAGGAGGTCATCGACTACCTCAACGCCCACGGCGAGAAGGTCGGCCTCGTGAAGGTCCGCCTCTACAGGCCCTTCTCCATCAAGGACTTCGTCGCGGCACTTCCCGCGACCGTCAAGAAGATCGCCGTCCTCGACCGCACCAAGGAGCCGGGCACCGTCGGCGAGCCCCTCTATGAGGACGTCGTCTCCGCACTCTACGAGGCCGGCCGCTCCGACCTCAAGGTCACCGGTGGCCGCTACGGCCTCGGTTCCAAGGACACGCCCCCCTCGTCGGCCTTCGCGATCTACAAGGAGCTCGAGAAGGACGACCCCAAGCAGGAGTTCACGGTCGGCATCGTCGACGATGTCACCAACCTGTCCCTGCCCGAGGAGGCCGACACCCCCAACACCGCAGCCCCTGGCACCATCGAGTGCAAGTTCTGGGGTCTCGGCGGCGACGGCACGGTGGGCGCCAACAAGAACTCGATCAAGATCATCGGCGACCACACCGACAAGTACGTCCAGGCCTACTTCCAGTACGACTCGAAGAAGACCGGCGGCGTCACGGTCAGCCACCTGCGCTTCGGTGACTCGCCCATCCGCAGCCCCTACTACATCACCAAGGCCGACTTCGTGGCCTGCCACAACCCCAGCTACATCACCAAGGGGTTCCGCATGGTCCAGGACGTCAAGCCTGGCGGCACGTTCATGATCAACTGCCAGTGGGACCTCGCCGGCCTTGAGGAGCACCTCAACGCCGAGGCCAAGCGTTACATCGCCAAGAACGACATCAAGCTCTACACGATCGACGCCATCGACATCGCTGCCAAGGTCGGCATGGGCAAGCGCACCAACACGGTGCTCCAGTCCGCCTTCTTCGCGCTGGCCAAGGTCCTTCCGCAGGAAGAGGCCATCCAGTACATGAAGGACGCCGCGACGCACTCCTACCTCAAGAAGGGGCAGAACATCGTCGACATGAACCACAAGGCCATCGATGCCGGCGCCACCGCCTTCAAGCAGGTCGAGGTCCCGGCCAGCTGGGCTGACGCCACCGACGACGTCACGCCTGCACCGCTTGCCGGCCCCGCGGCCCTCGTCAAGCAGGTCAAGGACATCATGGACCCGATCGACAACATGGACGGCGACCGCCTGCCGGTGTCCGCCTTCATGGACCACGTCGACGGCCAGTGGGAGCTCGGTGCGTCCGCCTACGAGAAGCGCGGCGTCGCCGTCATGGTGCCGCACTGGGACGAGACCAAGTGCATCCAGTGCAACCAGTGCGCCTATGTGTGCCCTCACGCCACGATCCGTCCGTTCGCCCTCACGCCCGAGGAGGCCGCGGCGGCACCTGCCACCACGCGTACCCTCGATGCCATGGGCCCCAAGGCCAAGGGCATGAAGTTCACGATGGCGATCTCGCCGCTGGACTGCATGGGCTGCTCCGTCTGCACCAGCACCTGCCCCAAGGGCGCGCTCACGATGGTTCCGACCGAGGGCGAGCTGCCCGAGCAGGACACCTTCGACTACTGCGTCGCCAAGGTCTCCAACAAGCCCGAGCTCGTTGCCTCCAACGTCAAGGGCAGCCAGTTCAAGCAGCCGCTGCTTGAGTTCTCCGGCTCCTGCGCAGGCTGCGCCGAGACCAGCTACGCACGCCTGGTCACCCAGGTCTGCGGCGAGCGCATGTTCATCTCCAACGCAACCGGCTGCTCCTCGATCTGGGGCAACCCCGCGTCCATCTCGCCGTACACCACCAACAAGGATGGCCACGGCCCCGCATGGAACAACTCGCTGTTCGAGGACAACGCCGAGCACGGCCTGGGTCTCTACCTTGGCTACACGGCCGTCCAGAACAACCTCGTCGACAAGACCAACGAGCTCCTCGCTGCTGACTCGGCAAGCGCTGGGCTCAAGGCTGCCGCGCAGGCATGGCTTGACGCGAAGGACGACACCGAGGCCAGCAAGACCACGGCCGATGCCTATGTGGCCGAGCTCGAGAAGGCCAACGACGACATCTCCAAGGAGATCCTCGCCAACAAGAGCTACCTCTCGAAGAAGAGCTTCTGGATCTTCGGCGGCGACGGCTGGTCCTACGACATCGGCTTCGGCGGACTCGACCACGTCCTGGCGTCGAACAACAACGTCAACGTCTTCGTCTTCGACACCGAGGTCTACTCCAACACGGGCGGCCAGGCTTCCAAGGCTTCCAACATCGGCCAGGTCGCACAGTTCGCGGCAGCCGGCAAGGAGACCAAGAAGAAGTCCCTCGCCGAGATCGAGATGACCTACGGCTACGTCTACGTGGCACAGGTCGCCATGGGCGCGAACGCTGCCCAGACGCTCAAGGCCATCCACGAGGCCGAGGCCTACGACGGTCCCTCGCTGATCATCGGCTACAGCCCCTGCGAGATGCACTCCATCAAGGGTGGCATGAAGAACTGCCAGGCCGAGATGAAGCGCGCCGTGGACTGCGGCTACTGGAACCTCTTCCGGTTCAACCCGGAGGCCGAGGAGGGCAAGAAGTTCACGCTCGACTCCAAGGAGCCCGCAGGTGGCTACCAGGAGTTCCTGATGAACGAGGCCCGCTACAGCCGTCTGACCCGCGAGTTCCCCGACCGCGCCACCGAGCTCTTCGAGCGCAACGAGGACAACGCCATGGACCGCTACCAGCACCTGCTCAAGCTCAAGGCGATGTACGCCGACGCGTAG
- a CDS encoding carbamate kinase: MSHFDRPDRVVVALGGNALGSTPAEQVANIRTCTPALLGLIEEGNEIIITHGNGPQVGMIQKAFAEAHDADATIPPMDLPECGAMSQGYIGYHLQQGLGGEMHRRYKRWHVATVVTQIEVDPDDPSFAHPTKPIGAFMSKEAADAEKAAHPDMTFVEDSGRGWRRVVASPTPCKIVEAESILNLLDNEFIVIACGGGGIPVVRDAADHGTYKGVAAVIDKDMAGELLAEDCEADVLFLLTAVERVCVNFGRPDQRELDELTADEAERLADDGQFGAGSMEPKVRAAIKFCRSRRGRECIIGALERAPETMRGESGTRIHG; this comes from the coding sequence ATGAGTCACTTCGACAGGCCGGACCGCGTGGTCGTGGCCCTCGGCGGCAACGCCCTCGGGTCGACCCCGGCCGAGCAGGTCGCCAACATCCGCACGTGCACGCCTGCCCTTCTCGGCCTCATCGAGGAGGGTAACGAGATCATCATCACCCATGGCAACGGCCCGCAGGTGGGCATGATCCAGAAGGCCTTCGCCGAGGCGCACGATGCCGATGCGACCATCCCTCCCATGGACCTGCCCGAGTGCGGGGCCATGAGCCAGGGCTACATCGGCTATCACCTGCAGCAGGGACTGGGCGGCGAGATGCACCGCCGCTACAAGCGCTGGCACGTGGCCACCGTCGTGACCCAGATCGAGGTCGACCCCGACGACCCGAGCTTTGCCCACCCCACCAAGCCCATCGGGGCCTTCATGAGCAAGGAGGCGGCGGACGCCGAGAAGGCCGCGCATCCCGACATGACCTTCGTGGAGGACTCCGGCCGCGGATGGCGTCGCGTGGTCGCGAGCCCCACGCCCTGCAAGATCGTCGAGGCCGAGTCGATCCTGAACCTGCTCGACAACGAGTTCATCGTCATCGCCTGCGGGGGCGGTGGCATTCCTGTGGTACGCGATGCGGCAGACCACGGCACCTACAAGGGCGTGGCCGCTGTGATCGACAAGGACATGGCGGGGGAGCTCCTGGCCGAGGACTGCGAGGCCGACGTGCTCTTCCTGCTCACGGCCGTCGAGCGGGTGTGCGTGAACTTCGGCCGTCCTGACCAGCGTGAGCTCGACGAGCTCACCGCCGACGAGGCCGAGCGCCTGGCCGACGACGGGCAGTTCGGCGCCGGCTCGATGGAGCCCAAGGTGCGTGCGGCCATCAAGTTCTGTCGCAGCCGTCGTGGGCGCGAGTGCATCATCGGCGCGCTGGAGCGTGCCCCCGAGACGATGCGTGGCGAGTCGGGTACGCGCATCCATGGGTAG
- a CDS encoding GNAT family N-acetyltransferase has product MEEQADGRMTLRGISESDYPALLDLMRSTWYDDMEPAAGRARAADELLSYLERQTFSCVAVRKGATSEKDLLLGCVLAQHGTPDPRSAGAWGERHHGLGHPDRTGIYAEEMAALASMLDEVGMSPDDTVLLLMVGPAARGLGLGRTLLRAAADYLRDQGASALHLVTDTTCDWAFYDHLGLTRLAERTAKRPLADQDMPDAYYLYGYDL; this is encoded by the coding sequence ATGGAGGAGCAGGCAGACGGCAGGATGACGCTTCGCGGAATCTCGGAGAGCGACTACCCCGCGCTGCTCGACCTCATGAGGTCCACCTGGTACGACGACATGGAGCCGGCGGCAGGGCGCGCCCGTGCGGCCGACGAGCTGCTCTCGTACCTCGAGCGGCAGACCTTCTCGTGCGTCGCCGTGCGCAAGGGTGCCACGTCCGAGAAGGACCTCCTCCTCGGATGCGTCCTCGCCCAGCACGGCACGCCCGACCCGCGGTCGGCGGGTGCCTGGGGCGAGCGGCATCATGGCCTCGGGCACCCAGACCGCACCGGCATCTATGCCGAGGAGATGGCGGCCCTTGCCTCGATGCTCGACGAGGTCGGGATGTCCCCCGACGACACCGTGCTTCTCCTCATGGTGGGCCCGGCAGCGCGCGGACTCGGGCTTGGCCGGACCTTGCTCAGGGCGGCTGCCGACTACCTGCGCGACCAGGGCGCATCCGCGCTCCACCTGGTGACGGACACCACCTGTGACTGGGCCTTCTACGACCATCTGGGCCTCACGCGCCTCGCGGAGCGCACGGCCAAGCGGCCCCTGGCGGACCAGGACATGCCCGACGCCTACTACCTGTACGGCTACGACCTGTAG
- a CDS encoding sensor histidine kinase: MWLLRYLRDHVATLVLFCAAAAMVWLVLGGVGLVSGVRELVLVIMVLFGVLALGVDYGRQVRFWRQLEGVVRADEAARGELEPRGHGRASAPTRPGNALDAAALVEEPRFSTGRVSARALDAVSQTARDEVADAQRLAEEHRSYIETWVHEVKTPIAAAHLIVDNHPGPDSASLAHELDRIDAYVEQALYVARSNSLERDYAIRACDLSELVGDAVKSRAHALIEDGVHVSMEGVDQPVLADAKWVGFILGQLLDNSVKYRARSEVDGREPEVSFSAERLDGGTADERVVLVLADNGIGIPASDVGRVFDKGFVGENGRRADQGRSTGIGLWLVRRLCDKMGLGITLASTVGEGTRVRLTFPANRMHYLDE, translated from the coding sequence ATGTGGCTGCTTCGCTACCTTCGCGACCATGTGGCCACGCTGGTGCTCTTCTGCGCTGCCGCCGCCATGGTGTGGCTCGTGCTGGGCGGCGTGGGGCTGGTGAGCGGCGTCCGCGAGCTCGTGCTCGTGATCATGGTCCTCTTCGGGGTGCTCGCGCTGGGCGTCGACTATGGTCGGCAGGTGCGGTTCTGGCGCCAGCTCGAGGGGGTGGTCCGGGCTGACGAGGCCGCCCGAGGGGAGCTCGAGCCCCGGGGCCACGGTAGGGCCTCCGCGCCCACGCGCCCGGGGAACGCCCTCGATGCCGCGGCGCTCGTCGAGGAGCCGCGCTTCTCGACGGGACGGGTGAGCGCCCGCGCGCTCGATGCCGTGTCACAGACCGCGCGCGACGAGGTGGCCGATGCCCAGCGCCTGGCCGAGGAGCACCGCTCCTACATAGAGACGTGGGTCCACGAGGTCAAGACGCCCATCGCCGCGGCGCACCTCATCGTCGACAACCATCCCGGTCCCGACTCCGCCTCGCTGGCCCACGAGCTCGACCGCATCGATGCCTATGTGGAGCAGGCGCTCTACGTCGCCCGCTCGAACAGCCTCGAGCGTGACTACGCCATACGTGCCTGCGACCTGTCGGAGCTCGTGGGCGACGCCGTGAAGTCACGGGCGCATGCCCTCATCGAGGACGGCGTGCATGTCTCGATGGAGGGCGTGGACCAGCCGGTGCTCGCCGATGCCAAGTGGGTCGGCTTCATCCTGGGTCAGCTGCTGGACAACTCCGTCAAGTACCGGGCGAGGTCCGAGGTCGATGGCCGCGAGCCCGAGGTGTCCTTCTCGGCCGAGCGTCTCGACGGGGGCACGGCCGACGAGCGCGTGGTGCTCGTGCTGGCTGACAACGGCATAGGGATCCCGGCCAGCGACGTGGGCCGCGTCTTCGACAAGGGCTTCGTGGGCGAGAACGGCCGTAGGGCCGACCAGGGCAGGTCCACCGGCATCGGCCTCTGGCTCGTGCGCAGGCTCTGCGACAAGATGGGGCTGGGGATAACCCTTGCCTCGACCGTGGGCGAGGGCACCCGCGTGCGCCTGACGTTCCCGGCCAACAGGATGCACTATCTGGACGAGTAG
- a CDS encoding response regulator transcription factor, with protein MPRIVTVEDDESIRTELKAMLERNGYEVVAPTSFEDVPAQVLAADPDLVLLDLNLPMVDGTVVCREVRSRSAVPIIVVTSRVGEIDEVMCMNMGADDFVAKPYSTHVLLARIEALLRRASGDLTGQVIEHKGLSVDLARSCAEANGRTVELTKNELRILAFLMRHAGTIVSRETIMCELWNSDAFIDDNTLTVNVNRLRSTLASIGVEDYLVTHRGQGYSV; from the coding sequence GTGCCGCGCATCGTCACCGTCGAGGACGACGAGTCCATCCGTACCGAGCTCAAGGCCATGCTCGAGCGCAACGGCTACGAGGTCGTGGCGCCCACTTCGTTCGAGGACGTTCCCGCGCAGGTGCTCGCGGCCGACCCTGACCTGGTCCTCCTCGACCTCAACCTCCCCATGGTGGACGGCACGGTGGTCTGCCGCGAGGTGCGTTCCCGCTCGGCCGTGCCCATCATCGTGGTCACGAGCCGCGTCGGCGAGATCGACGAGGTCATGTGCATGAACATGGGTGCCGACGACTTCGTGGCCAAGCCCTACAGCACGCACGTGCTCCTCGCCCGGATCGAGGCGCTGCTGAGGCGTGCCTCGGGGGACCTCACCGGCCAGGTCATCGAGCACAAGGGGCTCTCGGTCGACCTGGCGCGCTCGTGTGCCGAGGCGAACGGCCGCACGGTCGAGCTCACCAAGAACGAGCTGCGCATCCTGGCATTCCTCATGCGACACGCGGGTACCATCGTCTCGCGCGAGACGATCATGTGCGAGCTCTGGAACTCCGATGCCTTCATCGACGACAACACCCTCACGGTGAACGTCAACCGCCTCCGCTCGACGCTCGCCTCCATCGGCGTCGAGGACTACCTGGTCACGCATCGTGGCCAGGGCTACTCGGTCTAG
- the purH gene encoding bifunctional phosphoribosylaminoimidazolecarboxamide formyltransferase/IMP cyclohydrolase, with amino-acid sequence MAESPIRRALVSVTDKTGVVEFVQALENEFGVEVISTGGTAKVLEDAGVHVVPIEQYTGFPEMMGGRVKTLHPKVHGGLLARRDDPQHMADAEANGIGMIDLVCVNLYEFEKTIAKPDVTFDDAIEHIDIGGPSMLRSAAKNNQFVTVVSNPADYDLVLEEMCSHDGATTLATRRRLALKVFQTTSSYDGAIAGYLAGQLDATSADAADDEPIFPERLTLSFTKQQDLRYGENPHQSAAFYRDPAATPHSLAAATQLQGKPLSYNNLLDTDAAWAAVREFDEPACIILKHQNPCGSATAEDVTTAYDRAYACDPVSAFGGIIACNREVPLDLCEHFADVNKQFVEVIIAPSFSPEAMERLSRRTNLRVLATGGVDAPAAREMRTVDGGLLVQDVDHVDEDPDTFTVPTKRQPTSAEMDDLLFAWKVCKAVKSNAILVAKDHAGIGMGPGQPNRVDSAMLAGDRAKAACERMGVSPENLVAASDAFFPFRDDLDTLAARGVTAIIQPGGSKRDDESIAAADEHGIAMVFTGVRHFRH; translated from the coding sequence ATGGCAGAGTCCCCCATCAGGCGCGCGCTCGTCTCGGTCACCGACAAGACCGGGGTCGTCGAGTTCGTGCAGGCCCTCGAGAACGAGTTCGGCGTCGAGGTGATCTCAACGGGAGGCACGGCCAAGGTCCTCGAGGACGCTGGCGTGCACGTGGTCCCCATCGAGCAGTACACGGGCTTCCCCGAGATGATGGGCGGCCGTGTCAAGACACTGCACCCCAAGGTCCATGGCGGCCTGCTCGCCCGTCGCGACGACCCGCAGCACATGGCTGACGCCGAGGCCAACGGCATCGGCATGATCGACCTCGTCTGCGTGAACCTCTACGAGTTCGAGAAGACCATCGCCAAGCCGGACGTCACCTTCGACGACGCCATCGAGCACATCGACATCGGCGGCCCCTCCATGCTCCGCAGCGCTGCCAAGAACAACCAGTTCGTGACCGTCGTGAGCAACCCGGCGGACTATGACCTCGTCCTCGAGGAGATGTGCTCCCACGACGGTGCCACCACCCTGGCCACCCGTCGTCGCCTCGCCCTCAAGGTCTTCCAGACCACGTCCTCCTACGACGGCGCGATCGCGGGCTACCTCGCCGGCCAGCTCGATGCCACCTCGGCCGATGCCGCTGATGACGAGCCGATCTTCCCCGAGCGCCTCACCCTCTCGTTCACCAAGCAGCAGGACCTGCGCTATGGCGAGAACCCCCACCAGTCCGCCGCCTTCTACCGTGACCCTGCGGCCACGCCCCACAGCCTTGCCGCGGCCACGCAGCTCCAGGGCAAGCCGCTCTCGTACAACAACCTGCTCGACACCGACGCCGCCTGGGCGGCCGTGCGCGAGTTCGACGAGCCGGCCTGCATCATCCTGAAGCACCAGAACCCTTGTGGAAGTGCCACGGCCGAGGACGTCACCACGGCCTACGACCGTGCCTACGCCTGCGACCCGGTCTCCGCCTTCGGTGGCATCATCGCCTGCAACCGTGAGGTGCCGCTGGACCTCTGCGAGCACTTCGCTGACGTCAACAAGCAGTTCGTCGAGGTCATCATCGCGCCGTCCTTCTCGCCCGAGGCCATGGAGCGCCTCTCGCGCCGCACCAACCTGCGCGTGCTCGCCACGGGCGGCGTCGACGCCCCGGCGGCCCGTGAGATGCGTACCGTCGACGGTGGGCTCCTGGTCCAGGACGTCGACCACGTCGACGAGGACCCCGACACCTTCACCGTCCCCACCAAGCGTCAGCCCACGTCCGCCGAGATGGACGACCTCCTCTTCGCGTGGAAGGTCTGCAAGGCCGTGAAGAGCAACGCCATCCTCGTCGCCAAGGACCATGCCGGCATCGGCATGGGTCCCGGCCAGCCCAACCGCGTGGACTCCGCCATGCTTGCCGGCGACCGCGCGAAGGCCGCCTGCGAGCGCATGGGGGTCTCGCCCGAGAACCTCGTGGCCGCCTCCGACGCCTTCTTCCCGTTCCGCGACGACCTCGACACCCTCGCGGCCCGTGGCGTCACCGCCATCATCCAGCCCGGTGGCTCCAAGCGTGACGACGAGTCGATCGCCGCGGCGGACGAGCATGGCATCGCCATGGTGTTCACCGGCGTCCGCCACTTCCGTCACTAG
- a CDS encoding DUF2207 domain-containing protein — protein MATNLTTSRAHRIPMPARVMLAALVACALVLVLAPTSARADDDYSITKVDIDATVATDGTITVVEDRTFDFSGSFNGVYWDIPDGSYDDRDVTVDVTSMGEVVDGRFSAFKQASSASKGDDGVFTARETTTDSGTSVTEAKIFSPQEDEVTTFRMTYTISGVTSAWADTGELYWKYVSDGWAVESEDVTCTVHLPVAAGATVTGGDNVRAWGHGPLDGTVSFSGNDVVFHNPGVGSSDYAEARITFPVSWLSAMTPGTTSKLDSILSEEQQWADDANAQRTRAQVMLYGVIGIVLAGAVLGFLNVFRVKRRYAAAHAPQFSDPYFRDVPSADHPCVLGVLWNGGTVPDDDFTAALMSLTDKDALGLEKVEREKRPKEDYRLTLQAARADALDDPCDKATVAFLRDMMSKDEAEGDATLDFSQIKKIAKKHPESYNESLTEWQDTIKGAAEARGLFTDDSKTGAMGLGILSMVEIVVAVSAFVGLIFMGIFSGGSLATTIVALVACLALAAAGGFGLVSSGSMEDLSREAIEIKAKMAALKKWLCEFTLLKEAVPTDVVLWDRLLVMAVVLGVADKVIDQLKVAAPEVLADPGLMPVYGWYYLGYGGLGRPADLLGQSFESAHSVSTAALASSSMSSGGGGGGGFSGGGGGGFGGGGGGGAF, from the coding sequence ATGGCAACGAACCTCACCACCTCACGTGCGCATCGGATCCCCATGCCTGCACGCGTCATGCTCGCGGCCCTCGTGGCATGCGCGCTCGTGCTCGTGCTGGCCCCCACCAGCGCCCGCGCCGATGACGACTACTCCATCACCAAGGTCGACATCGACGCCACCGTGGCCACGGACGGCACCATCACCGTGGTCGAGGACCGCACCTTCGACTTCTCGGGCAGCTTCAACGGCGTCTACTGGGACATCCCCGACGGCTCCTACGACGACCGCGACGTCACCGTGGACGTGACCTCCATGGGCGAGGTCGTGGACGGGCGGTTCTCTGCCTTCAAGCAGGCCTCGTCGGCCTCGAAGGGCGACGACGGCGTCTTCACCGCACGTGAGACCACCACCGACTCCGGGACCTCGGTCACGGAGGCCAAGATCTTCTCGCCGCAGGAGGACGAGGTCACCACCTTTCGCATGACCTACACCATCTCGGGCGTCACGAGCGCCTGGGCCGACACCGGCGAGCTCTACTGGAAGTACGTCAGCGACGGCTGGGCCGTTGAGTCCGAGGACGTGACCTGCACGGTCCACCTTCCGGTCGCGGCGGGTGCCACCGTCACGGGTGGAGACAACGTCCGCGCCTGGGGCCATGGCCCGCTCGACGGCACGGTGTCCTTCTCGGGAAACGACGTCGTCTTCCATAACCCCGGAGTCGGCAGCAGCGACTATGCCGAGGCCCGCATCACCTTCCCGGTCTCCTGGCTCTCGGCCATGACGCCCGGCACCACCTCCAAGCTCGACTCGATCCTGTCGGAGGAGCAGCAGTGGGCCGACGACGCCAACGCCCAGCGCACGCGCGCCCAGGTCATGCTCTATGGCGTCATCGGCATCGTGCTCGCCGGTGCCGTCCTCGGCTTCCTCAACGTGTTCCGCGTCAAGCGCCGCTATGCGGCCGCGCATGCGCCGCAGTTCTCGGACCCCTACTTCCGCGACGTCCCCTCGGCCGACCACCCATGCGTCCTGGGCGTGCTCTGGAACGGTGGGACCGTCCCGGACGACGACTTCACGGCGGCGCTCATGAGCCTCACCGACAAGGACGCGCTGGGCCTCGAGAAGGTCGAGCGCGAGAAGCGCCCCAAGGAGGACTACCGCCTCACGCTCCAGGCCGCGCGCGCCGATGCGCTCGATGACCCGTGCGACAAGGCCACGGTGGCGTTCCTGCGCGACATGATGTCCAAGGACGAGGCAGAGGGCGACGCCACGCTCGACTTCTCGCAGATCAAGAAGATCGCCAAGAAGCACCCCGAGTCCTACAACGAGTCCCTGACCGAGTGGCAGGACACCATCAAGGGGGCCGCCGAGGCGCGCGGCCTGTTCACCGACGACAGCAAGACGGGGGCGATGGGGCTCGGCATCCTCTCGATGGTCGAGATCGTGGTGGCCGTCTCCGCCTTCGTGGGACTCATCTTCATGGGCATCTTCAGCGGAGGCTCGCTCGCGACCACCATCGTGGCCCTCGTGGCCTGCCTCGCGCTCGCGGCGGCCGGAGGCTTCGGCCTCGTCTCGTCCGGAAGCATGGAGGACCTCTCCCGCGAGGCCATCGAGATCAAGGCAAAGATGGCCGCCCTCAAGAAGTGGCTCTGCGAGTTCACGCTGCTCAAGGAGGCCGTGCCGACCGACGTGGTCCTCTGGGACCGCCTGCTCGTGATGGCCGTGGTGCTGGGCGTGGCCGACAAGGTCATCGACCAGCTCAAGGTGGCCGCTCCCGAGGTCCTCGCAGACCCTGGCCTCATGCCGGTCTATGGCTGGTACTACCTGGGCTACGGTGGTCTCGGCCGCCCTGCCGACCTTCTCGGCCAGAGCTTCGAGTCGGCCCATTCCGTCTCGACCGCGGCACTCGCCAGCTCCTCGATGAGCTCGGGTGGCGGCGGTGGCGGCGGGTTCTCGGGCGGCGGTGGCGGCGGCTTCGGCGGTGGCGGTGGCGGCGGGGCCTTCTAG